From Methylomonas sp. EFPC3, a single genomic window includes:
- a CDS encoding YafY family protein — MRRADRLFQIVQILRNRRLVTAKALAERLEVSERTIYRDIQVLSLSGIPIEGEAGVGYALRHSLDIPPLMFSAAELEALVVGARMVKTWAGTELGRSAQSVLDKVTAVVPAELRDRLDRSKLFALRFSPREDLDVTMDICRQALDAKRVLHLDYRRGDGEFSQRRIRPLGLYFWGNVWTLVGWCELRGDFRNFRLDRIERALVLDEAFSEDPGQTLQDFIRSMHCTPQ; from the coding sequence ATGCGCAGAGCCGACCGTCTGTTTCAGATCGTGCAGATTCTGCGTAACCGGCGGCTGGTGACGGCCAAGGCGCTGGCCGAGCGGCTGGAAGTCTCGGAGCGCACCATTTATCGCGACATCCAGGTGTTGAGCCTGTCCGGGATTCCGATCGAAGGCGAAGCCGGCGTCGGTTATGCTTTGCGTCACAGTCTGGATATTCCGCCGTTGATGTTCAGCGCCGCCGAACTGGAGGCGTTGGTGGTCGGCGCCCGCATGGTCAAGACCTGGGCCGGTACCGAGCTGGGCCGGTCGGCGCAGTCGGTGTTGGACAAGGTCACGGCGGTGGTGCCGGCCGAATTGCGCGACCGTTTGGACCGTTCCAAATTGTTCGCGCTGCGGTTTTCGCCGCGCGAAGATTTGGACGTCACGATGGACATTTGCCGCCAAGCCTTGGACGCCAAGCGCGTGCTGCATCTGGATTACCGCCGCGGCGACGGCGAATTCAGCCAGCGCCGGATTCGGCCGCTGGGGCTGTATTTCTGGGGCAACGTCTGGACTCTGGTCGGCTGGTGCGAGTTGCGCGGCGATTTTCGCAACTTCCGCTTGGACCGCATCGAGCGCGCGCTGGTGCTGGACGAAGCCTTCAGCGAAGACCCCGGCCAGACTTTACAAGACTTTATCCGCAGCATGCATTGCACACCGCAATGA